In Pedobacter sp. SL55, the following proteins share a genomic window:
- a CDS encoding PKD-like family lipoprotein — protein MTLKIYRSFLFILCLFIISSCKKDLGNYDYTELNVLDEITGLPAEVSAVYGKNLKINPVIKFTQDPNFDESKYTFEWTYIGPNGLGGSKLFSLAKTRNLDLVMQVVAGNYPAYYNITEKASGIKYSTKFTLKVVNEINEGWIMMNEANGKARVDMLSLNSNNNFDLIIDLLATTGSDLKLTGKPVMTYTYNTGLLVGPDAISYGLYLGTDQSTTKIDPNTFKWTKTMGLSYEMFGDIPAGFYADVIRQKSSFSSYMIGKGNAYYYERVFNIYYSAPINYINEEQRGFEVEPFIGSNHLSLNTPAIFYDRTNRRFVRHSGSAATSTTIPDPDAAQKLFSFSTGMDLVYMRWISFNGGEVFSILKDPANNKRYLARFNPTSNAQSYYSEITATDFSNAEFYAINPEFGYIFYTVGSKIYQYDMVYKTAKLMADFGAKKICYFNFYEFKNTTKYTGSNKLMVGIYDPSINNGTEGSLNIYTVPSLNGDIILDKTYSGFGRIKSLTYRER, from the coding sequence ATGACACTAAAAATATATCGTTCGTTTTTATTCATATTATGTCTTTTCATAATTTCTTCTTGTAAAAAAGACTTAGGAAATTATGACTATACAGAACTAAATGTATTAGATGAAATTACTGGCTTACCAGCAGAAGTTTCTGCGGTTTATGGAAAAAACCTAAAAATAAACCCAGTAATAAAATTTACGCAAGACCCAAATTTTGATGAGAGCAAGTACACTTTTGAATGGACTTACATAGGACCAAATGGATTAGGGGGATCTAAGTTATTCTCATTAGCCAAAACTAGAAACCTTGATCTGGTAATGCAGGTTGTAGCGGGCAATTATCCTGCTTATTACAATATTACAGAAAAGGCATCTGGTATAAAATACTCTACCAAGTTTACTTTAAAAGTAGTCAACGAAATTAACGAAGGCTGGATCATGATGAACGAAGCCAATGGCAAAGCTAGAGTAGATATGCTTTCTCTAAATAGCAACAACAATTTCGATTTAATTATAGATTTATTGGCTACTACTGGTTCTGACCTGAAGTTGACGGGCAAACCTGTAATGACCTACACCTATAACACCGGCTTATTAGTAGGCCCAGATGCAATTAGCTATGGCTTATATTTAGGTACCGACCAAAGTACAACCAAGATAGATCCAAATACTTTTAAATGGACTAAAACCATGGGGTTAAGCTACGAAATGTTTGGCGATATACCTGCGGGCTTTTATGCAGATGTAATTAGGCAAAAATCAAGCTTTTCTTCCTATATGATTGGTAAAGGAAATGCTTATTACTACGAGAGGGTTTTTAACATATACTACTCCGCACCTATCAATTACATCAATGAAGAGCAACGAGGTTTTGAAGTTGAACCTTTTATAGGAAGTAACCACTTGTCTCTTAATACACCTGCCATTTTTTATGATAGAACTAATCGCAGATTTGTTAGACATAGCGGAAGTGCGGCGACAAGTACTACAATTCCAGATCCAGATGCAGCACAAAAACTATTTAGCTTTAGTACTGGAATGGATTTGGTTTACATGAGATGGATTTCATTTAATGGCGGCGAGGTGTTTTCAATTCTAAAAGATCCTGCTAACAATAAAAGATATTTAGCAAGGTTTAACCCTACTAGTAACGCACAATCTTACTATAGCGAAATTACCGCAACAGATTTTAGCAATGCTGAATTTTATGCAATTAATCCTGAGTTTGGTTATATCTTTTATACTGTTGGCAGTAAAATCTATCAATACGACATGGTTTACAAAACAGCTAAACTAATGGCCGATTTTGGTGCTAAAAAAATATGCTATTTCAATTTCTACGAGTTTAAAAATACAACTAAATACACAGGAAGTAATAAGTTAATGGTAGGCATCTATGATCCATCTATAAACAATGGTACAGAGGGAAGCCTAAATATTTACACTGTTCCTAGCCTAAATGGAGATATCATTCTTGATAAAACTTATAGCGGTTTCGGTAGAATAAAAAGCCTAACCTACAGAGAAAGATAA
- a CDS encoding TlpA family protein disulfide reductase translates to MNSKENIVLKQWRDLTNPLYQKAINFMKVQSTFMDYFPQQEAIVAKSKTFLNGKATGNAKFDQQIKEIMQLDLASYATNFLNTPRSAHPSIEEYSDFYATLKANEISKTTKKVYNYPYGLRTLSALVSVNMRQDKKPYKPGAEGLTTYISYIPNDTLKGDLVLENLGRYKDYDSYKAITDQFGKYLLTKVQKEKDNALISPLLTYKPGTDGLKFAYPDKEGKQVSFASLKGKVVLIDVWATWCGPCRAEFPSLKQLEKDVEGKPIQIVSISTDSEKDKEKWLKMIKDENLGGMQLYAGQDNEFSKYYKVNTIPRFLVFDKNGKIVSVDAPRPSNPKLKELLFAEAAK, encoded by the coding sequence TTGAACTCCAAAGAAAACATTGTACTAAAACAATGGAGAGATTTGACTAACCCGCTCTATCAGAAAGCTATCAATTTCATGAAAGTGCAAAGTACCTTTATGGATTATTTTCCACAGCAAGAAGCCATTGTAGCTAAATCTAAAACTTTCTTAAACGGAAAAGCCACGGGCAATGCCAAGTTTGACCAGCAGATTAAAGAAATTATGCAATTGGATTTAGCGAGCTATGCCACGAATTTCTTGAACACACCGCGTTCTGCTCATCCAAGTATTGAAGAATACAGCGATTTCTACGCCACCTTAAAAGCTAACGAAATCTCCAAAACTACCAAGAAAGTTTACAACTATCCCTACGGATTAAGAACACTTTCTGCTTTGGTTAGCGTGAATATGCGTCAAGACAAAAAACCATATAAACCAGGTGCAGAAGGGCTGACCACTTACATCTCTTACATTCCTAACGATACTTTGAAAGGTGATTTAGTTCTTGAAAATTTGGGTAGATACAAAGATTACGACAGCTACAAAGCCATTACAGATCAATTTGGCAAATACTTATTAACTAAAGTGCAAAAAGAAAAAGACAATGCTTTGATTAGTCCGTTGTTGACTTACAAACCTGGTACAGACGGGTTAAAATTCGCTTACCCGGATAAGGAAGGTAAACAAGTATCTTTTGCTAGTTTAAAAGGTAAAGTTGTTTTAATTGATGTTTGGGCTACTTGGTGCGGACCATGTAGAGCAGAATTTCCGAGTTTAAAACAATTAGAAAAAGATGTAGAAGGTAAACCCATTCAAATTGTAAGCATCTCTACCGATTCTGAAAAAGACAAAGAAAAGTGGCTGAAGATGATTAAAGACGAGAATTTAGGCGGAATGCAGTTATACGCTGGTCAAGACAATGAGTTTTCGAAATACTACAAAGTAAACACTATTCCTCGCTTTTTGGTATTCGATAAAAACGGAAAAATTGTTAGCGTAGATGCACCAAGACCTTCAAACCCGAAGTTAAAAGAATTGCTATTTGCTGAGGCTGCCAAATAA
- a CDS encoding peroxiredoxin family protein: protein MNTLKKWCIAIVLSFSANIAVAQQDSIIIAGYIKNLDNNSVSFSIQKEVYKGYAQNGVFKIAIPKQNVPCLVRSNISIKNPNNSTETKSSQVPLPQLEFFVYKNNLEIKGNTKEYRYSSVTGDAENNAFTILRNNTKADELIKLNTLKEFTARQLTKEESNNLQKTGLEAGKRITEQQRKFIKENPNLFASIFLLGRMQNFYTAENYTNAWNGLSPKYKNHPLAKPIQDYVNKMKVTLAGTLATSFERKDKDGKIIRLADYKGKTVLLDFGEAGAAHVEQVIHI, encoded by the coding sequence ATGAACACATTAAAAAAATGGTGTATTGCTATTGTTTTGTCTTTTTCAGCCAATATAGCAGTGGCACAACAAGACAGCATTATCATAGCTGGTTACATTAAAAACCTCGATAATAACAGCGTATCCTTTTCTATTCAAAAAGAAGTGTACAAAGGTTATGCTCAAAATGGCGTTTTTAAAATTGCTATTCCAAAACAAAACGTCCCTTGCTTAGTGCGTTCAAACATTTCAATTAAAAACCCCAACAATAGTACAGAAACAAAATCATCGCAAGTACCCTTACCTCAATTAGAGTTTTTTGTATATAAAAACAATTTAGAGATTAAGGGTAATACCAAAGAATATAGGTATTCATCAGTAACGGGAGATGCGGAAAACAATGCCTTTACGATATTAAGAAACAACACCAAAGCAGATGAATTAATAAAGCTAAATACACTTAAAGAATTTACCGCAAGGCAACTTACAAAAGAAGAAAGCAATAATTTACAAAAAACAGGTTTAGAGGCCGGAAAACGAATTACCGAACAACAGCGCAAATTCATTAAAGAAAATCCAAATTTATTTGCTTCGATATTTCTTTTGGGTCGCATGCAAAATTTTTATACCGCCGAAAATTACACCAATGCTTGGAATGGGCTGTCACCAAAATACAAAAATCATCCACTGGCAAAACCCATCCAAGATTATGTAAATAAGATGAAAGTAACTTTAGCAGGTACGCTAGCCACGTCATTTGAGCGCAAAGACAAGGATGGGAAAATCATCCGATTGGCGGATTACAAAGGCAAAACGGTGTTACTAGATTTTGGGGAAGCTGGTGCGGCCCATGTAGAGCAAGTCATCCACATCTAA
- a CDS encoding TlpA family protein disulfide reductase, whose amino-acid sequence MGGLQRQNGVTRFWGSWCGPCRASHPHLKELYSKYKADGFEIIAIAQETAKNLDDARAAWLKAIEEDQINWVHILNRDGVEQQNILKDYGVNSFPTKILVDKDGKIILRISASATDDIDKALEKIYGH is encoded by the coding sequence ATTGGCGGATTACAAAGGCAAAACGGTGTTACTAGATTTTGGGGAAGCTGGTGCGGCCCATGTAGAGCAAGTCATCCACATCTAAAAGAACTTTATAGCAAATACAAAGCTGATGGTTTTGAAATCATCGCTATTGCGCAAGAAACGGCTAAAAATCTAGATGATGCTCGTGCCGCTTGGCTTAAAGCAATTGAAGAAGATCAAATTAATTGGGTGCATATTCTAAATAGAGATGGAGTTGAGCAACAAAACATCTTGAAAGATTATGGTGTAAACTCATTTCCTACTAAAATTCTAGTCGACAAAGATGGAAAAATCATCTTACGCATTAGCGCCAGCGCTACCGATGATATTGACAAAGCGCTTGAAAAAATTTACGGACACTAG
- a CDS encoding retropepsin-like aspartic protease has protein sequence MKIYKLILVAFCCFASAQLLAQSKPVATIPFEMVNGSIVLKVKINQSGKTLRLLFDTGADGMAIDQSLADSLGLKITRSNNASVVGGNMKIEVSDGNDVRLESGFVLKNQGIAIFPQMRDHLDGLIGNTMTRRYVTKVDFNKYELSLYEFDNYEYEKGGTIVPITIPAGLFIIPGNVEIAAGKSYTGNFVFDSGASYNLICFRPFVRQNRLLTSGFVSEYHAATVSMGISSPTFNGKANSFSFTNTNALKNLPITLMAGGGQNENWNPGFDGSIGMGIISRYNFTINRKKNEIYLTPNHSYSYPLNFVLGSYLLGFNLKGELTVQSAIKPTPTGETILKPRTKITAINNFSASALIKDQKKIDQLKALPNQSTLTINYVDENNVPTTITLTK, from the coding sequence ATGAAAATCTATAAATTAATATTAGTTGCCTTCTGCTGTTTCGCCAGCGCACAACTTTTAGCTCAATCTAAACCCGTGGCCACCATCCCTTTCGAAATGGTAAATGGTTCCATTGTATTAAAAGTAAAAATTAACCAAAGTGGTAAAACGTTACGCTTACTTTTCGATACTGGTGCAGATGGCATGGCCATAGATCAATCACTGGCAGATTCGCTTGGCTTAAAAATTACTAGAAGCAACAATGCTTCTGTAGTTGGTGGAAACATGAAAATCGAAGTATCTGATGGTAACGATGTACGGCTAGAAAGCGGATTTGTACTCAAAAATCAAGGCATCGCTATATTTCCGCAAATGCGAGATCATTTAGATGGCCTCATTGGCAACACCATGACCAGACGTTACGTAACCAAAGTCGATTTCAACAAATATGAACTATCCTTATATGAATTCGATAACTACGAATATGAAAAAGGAGGAACCATAGTACCCATTACTATTCCAGCGGGGTTATTTATCATTCCTGGAAATGTAGAAATAGCAGCAGGCAAATCGTATACAGGCAATTTTGTATTTGATAGTGGAGCATCTTACAACCTAATTTGTTTTAGGCCTTTTGTGCGACAAAACAGGTTACTCACTAGCGGTTTTGTTTCCGAATACCATGCTGCTACAGTAAGTATGGGTATCTCCTCTCCTACTTTTAATGGCAAAGCAAACAGCTTTTCTTTTACCAATACTAACGCACTTAAAAATCTTCCCATTACTTTAATGGCAGGCGGCGGCCAAAACGAAAACTGGAACCCTGGTTTTGATGGCTCGATTGGCATGGGGATTATTTCCAGATACAACTTTACTATTAATCGCAAGAAGAACGAAATCTATCTTACGCCTAACCACTCCTACAGTTATCCTTTAAACTTTGTATTGGGCAGTTATCTTCTTGGTTTTAATCTAAAAGGAGAGCTAACGGTACAAAGCGCTATAAAGCCTACTCCAACAGGCGAAACCATATTAAAACCGAGAACTAAAATTACTGCAATTAATAACTTTAGCGCAAGTGCTTTAATTAAAGATCAAAAAAAAATCGATCAGTTAAAAGCCTTACCAAATCAAAGTACGCTAACCATCAATTATGTTGATGAAAACAATGTACCTACCACAATTACCCTAACCAAATAA
- a CDS encoding thioredoxin family protein, with product MKKLLITLTAMVLSLSSFAQSGLDKALSKAKKENKLVFVDTYFTGCIPCEQMDRDVFPNAVVSKEMEKNFVMLKVNVFTEKLGDTIKVQHILNGFPTFLVLNSDGNLVSSVSGFKDPGDLISFLDNAKIRAKKGQSHLGYSSTYNEKDYPAFYLEFAKTRKGITPQILKEYSDQLKDFKAKNSLLPFLIARTTNEKVSAEILKDYNGYANLYGEEVLQPVVDRALTAAAQNKLNSSSSKADFDAFLASYQSKFPADRWKINLQTLGSKLYLEMKKDTIGYLNFAISNPVLLPISFYCFGKYSSC from the coding sequence ATGAAAAAATTATTGATCACGCTAACTGCGATGGTTTTAAGTCTGAGCAGTTTTGCACAAAGTGGATTAGATAAAGCGCTCAGCAAAGCCAAAAAAGAAAACAAACTTGTTTTTGTAGATACGTATTTCACAGGTTGTATTCCATGTGAGCAAATGGATAGAGATGTATTTCCTAATGCCGTAGTGAGCAAAGAAATGGAAAAAAACTTTGTGATGCTTAAAGTGAATGTTTTTACAGAAAAACTTGGCGATACCATCAAAGTTCAACACATTTTAAATGGCTTCCCTACCTTTCTCGTTTTAAATAGCGATGGAAATTTGGTCTCTTCTGTTTCTGGCTTTAAAGACCCGGGAGATTTGATAAGCTTTTTGGACAACGCAAAAATTCGTGCTAAAAAAGGGCAATCTCATTTGGGTTACTCATCTACTTATAACGAGAAAGATTACCCTGCATTTTACCTAGAATTTGCTAAAACTAGAAAAGGCATTACACCACAAATTTTAAAAGAGTACAGCGATCAGTTGAAAGATTTTAAAGCCAAAAACAGCTTATTACCTTTTTTAATTGCTCGAACCACCAACGAAAAAGTTTCCGCAGAAATTTTAAAGGATTATAACGGCTACGCTAATTTATATGGCGAAGAAGTTTTACAACCCGTGGTTGATCGAGCACTAACAGCTGCTGCCCAAAACAAACTCAACTCATCTAGCAGCAAAGCTGATTTTGATGCTTTTTTAGCTTCCTATCAGAGCAAATTCCCAGCAGATCGTTGGAAAATTAACCTGCAAACTTTGGGAAGCAAGTTATATCTGGAAATGAAAAAAGATACAATAGGCTATCTAAATTTCGCCATTAGCAACCCAGTACTTTTACCAATATCATTTTACTGCTTTGGCAAATACTCTAGTTGCTAA